The DNA sequence CTAGTTTTTCTCAGAGTGATGAGAATGGCAGTTTCCAGAAGAACAACTGTCTCCTTGTGAACAATGGGATTTTTTGCTGCAGCAGCGACAAAAGCTTAACAAGCAAATAATGCCAGCGATTCCAATGACAATATAGGTAATTTGGGTGGCAGGAGTAGAAATACCTCCACACAACTTGGCAATAATATTTAATTTATTATGAGTTAT is a window from the Chlamydia serpentis genome containing:
- a CDS encoding DUF378 domain-containing protein — protein: MLGKIIRGLSSLIVVLGALNVGIIGITHNKLNIIAKLCGGISTPATQITYIVIGIAGIICLLSFCRCCSKKSHCSQGDSCSSGNCHSHHSEKN